One Glycine max cultivar Williams 82 chromosome 8, Glycine_max_v4.0, whole genome shotgun sequence genomic window, aaaacttttaaaaattagaagaccaatttaaaacaaaaaaataagttaagggACTATTCCTGTATTTTagcctttaaaataaatataaaaataaaacatgatatATTGTATCATTTTTCAGAAATCAAAGAATTAGACATCCAAttcccataataataataacaaaaaacatttacatTAGATGCTTAAGAAAAAAGGCTAGATGCCGAGGCCCGTAGATTGCACCCATTAGGCCCATTAGGGTTTTATATATGTGAAAACCCCTCTCTTGACTTGCCTCTAGTGCCCCCGTCTCTTCCTCCTCTCTCCGCATCGCTGCGTTTTCCGAATCGAAAGGTATCAATCATCTCTGCTCCAAGGCAAACTCTTTGTGTTTATATGTTTCGTTCAAAACAAACCgaatatgagttttttttttttatgtgcacAGGTGCGTAAGTAACAATGGTGGAGAAGGCCAAGGGTAGGAAAGAGGAGGTCGTCACTCGAGAGTTCACCATCAACCTCCACAAACGCTTGCATGGCTGGTAATCCTCCACAACCTTTCTTTCAAACCTATTTAGGGTTTTTGGAATTATTCTCACTCTTAACTCTTAATTCATATTTTGTATCTGTAATTTTATCATTGCGAGATGCCTTACTGGATTTTGTTTCTAATATTCGTAAACAAACAGCACATTCAAGAAGAAGGCTCCTAAAGCAATTAAGGAGATACGGAAGTTTGCTCAGAAAGCGATGGGGACGAATGATGTGAGAGTGGATGTGAAGCTGAACAAGGCTGTGTGGAGCCAGGGGATTCGGAGCGTCCCGAGGAGGATTAGGGTTCGCATTGCCCGAAAGAGGAACGACGATGAGGATGCAAAGGAAGAGCTATATTCCCTTGTTACTGTTGTCGAAATCCCCAAGGATGAGCTCAAAGGTTTGGGAACCAAGGTTATTGATGATGAAGATTGATTATGTATTGCTTACATAtctgttttattttatagttgATGCAGATTTGcgaatatcttttattttgttgagacATTGGAGATATTTTAGTTTGATAATATCGATTGCCTTCCTCTGTTTTGATTCTTGGAAAAATTAATCAGCATCAATGCATTTGAGTTTAAACACTCTTTTTTCCTTGTGGTTTTTTTTGTTGCTGGGGGGGATGaggaaaataatttcttaaaagaaCACGATATAACTAAATTTGGAGAGGGAATAGCTTGAGTCCTTGAGGTACTGCTACCTGAAACCGCCAGAATGAATCTATACTGAACAAAATTTTATCGTAGGATACCAAACATTTGTCCATTGTTGTAGGCCTGAGATAATGGATAATTACGAatgttattatttgattttaaccGTAGTGAAGCTATGCTTTTGGGTGTTGAACTCTGCTCTGTTGGTAGGGGCAGCAGTACTTTTGATCCAATGATTAGTGGGTGTAAACCTGGTCAAGCTAACTTGCTCTGTATCATTTTTTGGGGGATTGAGTTTTAAAAGCTAAAATTGATGACAGTGAGGTGTGGataatgaattttgaattttgagagtTTCTGTAGTATTCCTTGCAACTTGGTCATGGATTAGTAACATTCTACATAAACATGAAGTTTCTTAGCGGTCCTAATTTGCATTACAGCCGTGGCATTGATGTTGATGAATGCCAAGACAGCTGCAACTTGGTTCTAAATATATGCCTGCAAACTAAGTTGTCTTTATCTCCTCAAATCAGAGAGCAAAATCCACCCCCCTAAAATGTATGGACATTGTGCTTTGTGTATTTAAGCTAATGCAGTAGTATCTTTGTTGATTACCCTCATGGCAATCGTGTACACGTATGCTGATTCATTGCGATTGTCAGGTTCAACTTCTTACATCCACGTAGGTTATGCAGAACAGGGAAGATACCATCTCAGTATGAGATGAGTCTGACAAAAACTGTTGGCttgattttctttcatctccTTTTTTCCCCTTACACTCTAAGGTTAAGATGAGAGGAAAGGGGGTCCACAAAATACGAATATtgacattttttgtttaattaagagaataaaaaaatactttatagaatattatttttattaaaagtttcattttaaattttatttctcgtatttttttaataaataatttctctCGTATTTTGTGTTCCTTTAAAACGAgggtaaattattatatttaacgaTTAAAATTGCTTCACATAGATTTGTTAGCTATTCATACAAAAACCTTTGtaaaattttagtgttttttaagattaaaatttgtagaataaattaggaagttagtaaaatttattacattttattctgcaagttttttttttcttttcttctgacCAAGTTGTACGTTGTCATTTGATATAAAGCGTACCCAGACTGCAGGTAAAATCACTCcaatcaataattcattaggttcaaagaatttcaattaaatttaaaatatgattgcgtaacttaattttagttttaaatagaTCTAACTTTGGGATGAAAGTACTGATATATGCTGTACTGGTTTTTATGTACATATTGTCATTGGGGTGGTAATTTCTTATGGCCATTCTCATCTCAAGTTTAATGAAAATtttgccttaaaaaaaatagttctcATTTTGACATAACTAATTATTGTTAGAACTCTAAAGTttgtgtaaaaaattaattaacttggttacaaattacaatcattaaatgtttaattataaattttaatagctttttctttaagaaaattgCACATGATCTATAattagaaaaggaagaaaattacataagaattttttttgtcagtgGAAATTGCATAAGAATTATAGTTTATAATTAAACATGCAACTGAAGTTACTAATCTAACGattgttttttctcttaataCGTGATATGAGTGTGAGAGACAAACATAAGTATAATTCTCATTTTACgaatgtaaaaactaaaaattggcaaataaaaaaaactataaactattagagatcatataataattacttaaaattcaCTAACATTTTCGTAGGAGTTTAATTTTATACCACCAAACAGGAATTAATTGACACTGAATTTGTTTCAACTTAATAAgtgattttttactttttgagtCTCTaccaaaaagaatttaatttttatttattgtcaacgccaaaaaaaaaaattgatgatataatttataaaacagttattataaaagttattattatttttatatatgtgaaTTTTCGATCAGATGAAACTTGAAAGTATTAAAAACCTTTACACTAAGACTATTTActcatatattaattatttaaatataatgataattttgttgttttttatttctcaagaTAATTAAGTATTTTCAGTTAACTCTctgtatattataaaataatgagtattattttttaatttaaagaaaattatctgtaaaattaattgaataataataaggtTTAATACttgtatcattttttattttagttttatactTAATAATTccatttttagattttataggAGCAATTTCTATATATTTCAGTTCTATTATTAGTTTATCGGTGATGTAAAACcttcataaaataaaagcaCAAGGTATAAAATGTAACAATTTAGGAATTTTAGGTACAGAGATTTAAATGTGAAGT contains:
- the LOC100499742 gene encoding 60S ribosomal protein L31-like, with protein sequence MVEKAKGRKEEVVTREFTINLHKRLHGCTFKKKAPKAIKEIRKFAQKAMGTNDVRVDVKLNKAVWSQGIRSVPRRIRVRIARKRNDDEDAKEELYSLVTVVEIPKDELKGLGTKVIDDED